In a single window of the Delftia tsuruhatensis genome:
- the argF gene encoding ornithine carbamoyltransferase → MKHYLQFSDFTADEYAYVLDRAALIKKKFKNYEKHHTLVDRTLAMIFEKASTRTRVSFEAGMYQLGGSVVHLTTGDSQLGRAEPIEDSARVISRMTDLVMIRTFGQDKIVRFAEYSRVPVINGLTNEFHPCQILADIFTFIEHRGSIQGKTVAWVGDGNNMANTWLQAADLLGFTVHVSTPGGYEVDEKLAFGGKAPRQGCYKVFKNPLDACKGADLVTTDVWTSMGYEAENEARKKAFADWCVDAEMMAAARADALFMHCLPAHRGEEVEAEVIDGPQSVVWDEAENRMHVQKALMEYLLLGRTA, encoded by the coding sequence ATCAAGCACTATCTGCAGTTTTCCGACTTCACCGCCGACGAGTACGCCTACGTGCTCGACCGCGCGGCCCTGATCAAGAAGAAGTTCAAGAACTACGAGAAGCACCACACGCTGGTCGACCGCACGCTGGCCATGATCTTCGAGAAGGCCAGCACGCGCACCCGCGTGAGTTTCGAGGCCGGCATGTACCAGCTCGGGGGCTCGGTGGTCCACCTGACCACGGGCGACAGCCAGCTGGGCCGTGCCGAGCCCATCGAGGACAGCGCGCGCGTCATCAGCCGCATGACCGACCTGGTCATGATCCGCACCTTCGGCCAGGACAAGATCGTGCGCTTCGCCGAGTACTCGCGCGTGCCCGTCATCAACGGCCTGACCAACGAGTTCCACCCCTGCCAGATCCTGGCCGACATCTTCACCTTCATCGAGCACCGCGGCTCGATCCAGGGCAAGACCGTCGCCTGGGTCGGCGATGGCAACAACATGGCCAACACCTGGCTGCAGGCGGCCGACCTGCTGGGCTTCACGGTCCACGTCAGCACGCCCGGCGGCTACGAAGTCGACGAGAAGCTGGCCTTCGGCGGCAAGGCGCCACGCCAGGGCTGCTACAAGGTCTTCAAGAACCCCCTGGACGCCTGCAAGGGCGCCGACCTGGTGACCACCGACGTGTGGACCAGCATGGGCTACGAGGCCGAGAACGAGGCGCGCAAGAAAGCCTTCGCCGACTGGTGCGTGGACGCCGAGATGATGGCCGCCGCGCGTGCCGATGCGCTGTTCATGCACTGCCTGCCCGCCCACCGTGGCGAGGAGGTCGAGGCCGAGGTCATCGACGGACCCCAGTCCGTGGTCTGGGACGAGGCAGAAAACAGGATGCACGTGCAAAAGGCACTCATGGAGTATCTTTTGCTCGGCCGTACGGCATGA
- a CDS encoding YkgJ family cysteine cluster protein, translating into MSETLHPCLNCGVCCETFRVEFSVYELRSMGGTVPDELAHEVHGNRWRMNGTDRRPVRCVALNGRCGEQVACGIYAQRSSTCRDFEMGTDRCNDARLAHGLSALDESARIWLAAA; encoded by the coding sequence ATGTCCGAAACCCTGCACCCCTGCCTGAACTGCGGCGTCTGCTGCGAAACCTTCCGCGTCGAGTTTTCCGTCTATGAGCTGCGCTCCATGGGCGGCACCGTGCCCGACGAACTGGCCCACGAGGTCCACGGCAACCGCTGGCGCATGAATGGCACCGACCGCCGCCCCGTGCGCTGCGTGGCGCTCAACGGCCGCTGCGGCGAGCAGGTGGCCTGCGGCATCTACGCGCAGCGCTCATCGACCTGCCGCGATTTCGAGATGGGCACGGACCGCTGCAACGATGCGCGCCTGGCGCATGGGCTGTCCGCGCTGGACGAAAGCGCCCGC